From endosymbiont of Galathealinum brachiosum, one genomic window encodes:
- a CDS encoding sensor histidine kinase yields the protein MRLKSSIFLWVSLATILPLTALILGITAYSEQVYLKNIDNDIYINMENISKELNFRLTYEREVILSLANSPAMEQFAPVLQTAAEGDLHINYFEEVDKLNNFLAGFQHSVPGLDTVRVLDIDGHALIKVRFGKLIPAHFEGIADLPLTEEELVDTGFLSWMWQLKANELVYGNLPLSKRDYTSGKELSIMNSIVPVSFDNKTIIGFLTARALGDQFDHILESLHRTNNIKLTVAEYNPDTAQRHGIILYSDELQIKFSQPLDPDTKLNKILGEQTWNNLQSKRFGSFVNHVQNKRYYFQEFYPYNNQLVSWIMVLQLDNSDIAAPFQRIRFGLLAVAVLALVISLLLANIGARNIAEPITLFADLLKRYADGEPDFSRQPTKGADELKQLDQSFHYLVDTLEQTEMERDSAEKMMLQNAKLASIGQMAAGIGHELNNPLNNILSYATLIKRDIPKENTELADDIQGLRNEALRAETIVKGILNFARQVPPEYVDFDLHVWLKDTLLLAHAQAQKFNIELKLDEHPDLPICGDRNQLQQVLVNLLMNAIHASKQNDIIIVSAHTEKQQIFITVSDQGTGIESSNKDKIFDPFFTTKNVGEGSGLGLSISIGIMQFHNGSLKLENNDRGGVNATMQIPLNSKSN from the coding sequence ATGCGTCTAAAAAGCAGCATTTTTCTCTGGGTTTCTTTAGCCACTATTCTGCCACTTACGGCACTGATTCTAGGTATCACAGCCTATAGTGAGCAGGTATACCTAAAAAATATTGATAATGACATCTATATCAATATGGAAAATATCTCTAAAGAGCTAAATTTTCGACTCACTTATGAAAGAGAAGTCATACTTTCTCTGGCAAATTCACCCGCAATGGAACAGTTTGCACCCGTTTTACAAACAGCCGCAGAAGGCGATCTGCATATTAACTACTTTGAAGAAGTAGATAAATTAAATAATTTCCTCGCCGGCTTTCAACACTCCGTTCCGGGGCTTGATACTGTACGCGTGCTGGATATAGATGGACACGCACTTATCAAAGTTCGCTTTGGCAAACTCATCCCGGCCCATTTCGAAGGCATCGCTGATTTACCTCTTACAGAAGAAGAGCTGGTCGATACGGGTTTTTTGAGCTGGATGTGGCAACTAAAAGCTAACGAACTGGTTTATGGCAACCTGCCTTTAAGCAAGCGTGATTATACCAGTGGCAAAGAACTATCCATAATGAACTCCATTGTACCGGTGTCATTTGATAACAAAACCATTATCGGTTTTTTAACCGCACGCGCGTTAGGAGATCAATTTGACCATATTCTTGAATCCCTGCATCGCACCAATAATATCAAACTTACTGTCGCGGAATACAATCCAGATACAGCTCAACGTCATGGCATTATTCTTTATAGTGATGAATTACAAATTAAATTTAGCCAACCACTGGATCCGGACACCAAACTAAATAAAATACTAGGGGAGCAGACCTGGAATAACCTTCAGTCAAAACGCTTTGGATCATTTGTTAACCACGTTCAAAATAAACGTTATTATTTTCAGGAATTTTACCCATACAACAATCAGCTTGTTAGCTGGATTATGGTGCTGCAGTTAGATAACAGTGATATAGCGGCACCATTCCAGCGTATTCGTTTTGGTTTACTCGCCGTAGCGGTGCTCGCCCTTGTTATCAGTTTACTGTTAGCAAATATAGGTGCAAGAAACATAGCCGAGCCCATCACTCTTTTTGCTGACCTGTTAAAACGTTATGCAGATGGTGAACCTGACTTTTCCAGACAACCCACTAAAGGTGCAGATGAATTAAAACAGCTCGATCAATCTTTTCATTATCTGGTTGATACTCTTGAGCAAACAGAGATGGAAAGAGATAGCGCAGAAAAAATGATGCTACAAAATGCAAAACTGGCAAGCATAGGACAAATGGCTGCAGGCATAGGGCACGAACTAAATAACCCTCTAAATAATATTCTTTCTTATGCAACGCTCATTAAGCGTGACATACCGAAGGAAAATACAGAGCTTGCTGATGATATACAGGGTTTACGTAATGAGGCTTTACGTGCAGAAACCATTGTTAAGGGCATATTAAATTTTGCACGTCAGGTACCACCTGAATATGTTGATTTTGATTTACATGTCTGGCTAAAAGACACACTACTTCTTGCCCATGCACAGGCTCAGAAATTTAATATAGAATTGAAACTGGATGAGCATCCTGATTTACCTATTTGTGGCGACCGTAATCAATTACAACAGGTTCTGGTTAACCTGTTAATGAATGCAATCCATGCCAGCAAACAAAACGATATAATAATTGTCAGCGCTCACACTGAAAAACAACAGATTTTCATTACCGTGTCTGATCAGGGAACCGGAATTGAAAGCTCAAATAAAGATAAAATATTTGATCCATTCTTTACCACTAAAAATGTAGGCGAGGGCAGTGGCCTCGGGTTATCTATCAGTATAGGCATTATGCAGTTTCATAATGGTAGCCTCAAACTTGAAAACAACGACCGTGGTGGTGTAAATGCTACCATGCAAATACCTCTAAACTCTAAGTCTAACTGA
- the lysA gene encoding diaminopimelate decarboxylase, with protein MDHFEYRNNQLFAEDVNLTELAKEHGTPAYVYSKATFERHWNAFDKAFGDRPHLICYAVKANSNLAILNVLAGLGSGFDIVSIGELERVLKAGGEAAKIVFSGVGKKSEEIRRALEVGIRCFNVESEAELQVINEIAGEMQKLAPVSIRVNPNVDAKTHPYISTGLKENKFGIAHEQALAVYQRAQAMPNIEVHGIDCHIGSQLTEIEPFVDALKRVLELVDQLKGAGIELKHLDLGGGLGIRYQDETPPQPAEQIKALLAGLEGRDVEILIEPGRAIAGNAGILLTEVLYLKHSEAKDFAIIDAAMNDLMRPALYSAWQEIVSLQPREGEGRSYDLVGPVCETGDFLGKDRKLSLQEGDFLAVKSAGAYGFSMSSNYNSRPRAVEIMVDGEKAHVIRQRESLEQLLQGESILP; from the coding sequence ATGGATCATTTTGAATATAGAAATAATCAGCTATTTGCTGAAGATGTAAACCTGACTGAACTGGCTAAAGAGCATGGTACGCCGGCATATGTTTACTCAAAAGCTACTTTTGAGCGCCACTGGAATGCTTTTGATAAGGCTTTTGGTGACCGCCCACATTTGATCTGTTATGCGGTTAAAGCGAACTCGAATCTGGCTATTTTAAACGTGCTAGCAGGTCTGGGATCCGGCTTTGATATTGTTTCCATTGGGGAGCTGGAGCGTGTATTGAAAGCGGGTGGTGAGGCTGCAAAAATTGTTTTCTCTGGTGTGGGTAAAAAATCTGAAGAAATCCGCAGAGCACTTGAAGTCGGCATACGCTGTTTTAATGTTGAATCTGAGGCCGAATTACAGGTAATCAATGAAATTGCGGGTGAAATGCAGAAGTTAGCACCTGTTTCTATAAGGGTTAATCCAAATGTAGATGCGAAGACGCACCCTTATATATCAACTGGTCTAAAAGAAAATAAGTTTGGTATTGCCCATGAGCAGGCTCTGGCCGTTTATCAACGGGCACAGGCAATGCCGAATATAGAAGTGCATGGAATAGATTGTCATATTGGTTCTCAGTTAACTGAGATAGAGCCATTTGTGGATGCATTAAAAAGAGTGTTAGAGCTGGTTGACCAGCTTAAAGGTGCTGGAATCGAGCTGAAACATCTGGATTTAGGTGGTGGGCTTGGAATTCGATATCAGGATGAAACGCCTCCGCAGCCAGCCGAGCAGATAAAAGCTTTACTGGCCGGGTTAGAAGGCAGAGATGTTGAAATTCTAATTGAGCCAGGTCGCGCTATCGCGGGTAATGCGGGTATATTATTAACCGAGGTGTTGTACCTGAAGCATTCTGAAGCGAAAGACTTTGCCATTATCGATGCGGCAATGAATGATCTAATGCGCCCTGCTTTGTATAGTGCATGGCAAGAAATAGTGTCGTTGCAGCCCCGTGAGGGAGAGGGTCGCTCTTATGATCTTGTGGGTCCAGTGTGTGAAACGGGTGATTTTCTGGGTAAAGATCGAAAGCTTAGTCTTCAGGAAGGTGATTTTCTAGCGGTTAAGTCTGCAGGTGCATATGGCTTTAGTATGAGCTCAAATTATAACTCGCGCCCTCGTGCAGTTGAGATTATGGTTGATGGTGAAAAGGCGCATGTAATACGCCAGCGTGAATCGCTTGAACAGTTATTACAGGGTGAATCAATACTGCCTTAA
- a CDS encoding lipopeptide — translation MLFFSGLSGCGKTGPLYLPDETEVNKELVE, via the coding sequence ATGCTGTTTTTTTCAGGTTTAAGTGGGTGTGGTAAAACCGGACCTCTTTATTTGCCGGATGAAACTGAGGTAAATAAAGAGCTTGTTGAATAA
- a CDS encoding sulfurtransferase — MNIKALLSTAILTLSMSSTAVIAGDLKVKITRDIASVDVMHNGKKVTIQRNQNNKNNVDPRFAKTSRNCPPFCINPIVLAPGVETLGEVEVLDYLKRMSDGDSSILVIDSRTPNWVKAGTIPGAKNIPWTKLSVKKGADPLSIAEIVTEEFNGKELDDDKFDYSNAKTLVMFCNGMWCGQSPNNIRTLLKMGYPANKIKWYRGGMQNWENLGFTTVK, encoded by the coding sequence ATGAATATTAAAGCCCTGTTATCTACAGCAATTCTTACTTTAAGTATGTCTAGTACAGCTGTAATTGCTGGTGATTTAAAAGTAAAAATCACTCGTGATATTGCCAGTGTAGATGTAATGCATAATGGTAAAAAAGTTACAATTCAGCGTAACCAGAATAACAAAAATAATGTTGATCCTCGTTTCGCTAAAACATCGCGTAACTGCCCTCCTTTCTGCATTAACCCTATTGTTTTAGCACCTGGCGTAGAAACACTAGGTGAAGTTGAAGTTTTAGATTACCTGAAAAGAATGTCTGATGGTGATAGCTCGATCCTGGTAATTGATTCGCGTACACCAAACTGGGTTAAAGCTGGCACAATTCCAGGTGCTAAAAATATCCCCTGGACGAAGTTAAGTGTTAAAAAAGGTGCTGATCCATTATCGATTGCAGAAATTGTAACCGAAGAATTTAATGGTAAAGAACTGGATGATGATAAATTTGATTATTCAAATGCGAAAACACTGGTTATGTTCTGTAATGGTATGTGGTGTGGTCAGTCTCCAAACAATATACGTACATTGTTAAAGATGGGTTACCCTGCTAATAAAATTAAGTGGTACCGTGGTGGTATGCAGAACTGGGAAAACCTTGGATTTACAACGGTTAAGTAA